TGCGGCACTGATCACCGCCGGTGTCTCCACCCTGCTGATCTGGTCGTCGCTGGCCGGACACAAGTTCGCCTGGGCCTCCGGCTGGACCGCCCTGATGGTCGGCGGCGGCCTGGCGATGCTGCTGGCGGCCATCTGGGTCGAGTCCCGGGCACCCGAGCCGATCATCCCGCTGAAGATCTTCCGTAGCCGCACGGTCACCCTGACCACCCTCGCCAGCATGCTGGTCGGCGTCGCCCTCTTCGGCGGGACGGTCTTCCTGTCCCAGTACTTCCAGACCTCGCTGGGCAAGTCGCCGACCGTCGCCGGCCTGATGAGCCTGCCGATGATCCTCGGCCTGCTGGTCTCCTCCACGGTCGCCGGTCAGCTCATCACGAAGTACGGCCGCTGGAAGGCGTACCTGGTGGCCGGGGCCGCGGTGATGGTGGTCGGGATGCTGCTGCTGTCGACAATCGACGTCGACACCCCGCTGCCGCTGCTGTTCACCTACATGGCGCTGCTCGGCATCGGGGTGGGCATGCTGATGCAGAACCTGGTGCTGGCGGCCCAGAACGACGTGCCCGCCCACGAGTTGGGGGCGGCCACCTCCGTACTCACCTTCTTCCGCAGCATGGGCGGCGCGATCGGCGTCAGCGCCCTCGGCGCGGTGCTCGCCAACCGGGTCACCAGCCTGATGACCGCGCAGCTCGGACCGGCCGCCGGGGCGACCGACGGTGGCACCAGCGAGGTGCCCGACCTCTCCGCCCTGCCCGAGCCGGTGCTGCTGATCGTGCGGGACGCGTACGCCACCGCCACCTCGGAACTGTTCCTGATCGGCGCGCCGATCGCGTTCCTCGCCCTGGTCGCGGTGCTGTTCATCCGGGAGAAGGAGCTGCACACCCTCAGCGGCGACGAGCGTGCCGAGAAGGAGGCGGCGGGCCTGACCGCCATGCACTGACCCATCCGACCGGGGCACCGGCACCGGCGCAGCCTGCGCCGGTGCCGGTGCTCGTTCCGGCGAATGGTCTCCCGCCCGGACGTTGCGGTGTCACGTCCTGACCTGCGGCCGGGCGGTGGGGGCGATCGGGTCGCGGCGGGCCGGGTTCGCGCCGGGCCGCCACATCGGCCGCAGCACGGGAGCACCGTCGGGCAGGGCCAGTGGCCGGCCGTGGTCGTGGAAGCCGTGCCGCAGGTAGAGCCGACGGCTGCGCTCGGTGGAGGCTTCGAGGTACGCCGGCAGCCCGGCGGCGTCCGCCTCGCGGAGGCGGTGACTGAGCATCGCGCCGCCGAGGCCGTGGCCGCGTCGCTCCGGCCGTACGCCCATCGACGCGAGGTAGAGGTGCGGTTCCCGGGGACGGTGGGCGGCGACCGTCTCGGCGACCGTCGCCAGCCGCCGGGCGACCGGGTCGTCGGTGGGGCTGACCTGCGCCGGCTGCGCGGCCGGGTCCGCCCCGGCGGCAGTGGCGCCCGGAGCTATCCACGCCGACACTCCGGCCAGGGTGCCGTCGGGAAGCTCGGCGACGGTGATCTGCTCGTCGCGTACGGCGACGTCCAGCATGGCCTGGAACATCGCCGGGGTGCGTGCGGCCCGCTCCGCCGGGTCGGGCAACACCCAGCAGAGCACCGCCTCGTCGACGAAGGCGGCGGTGCAGGCGGGCCCGAGGGCATCGAGATCAGCAGCTGCGGCGAGCCGTACGCGTACGGCGAGGGTGGGAGACACGATCGCTCCTCGGTCGGTGACTGTCACCTCCGATGCTGGCCAGCCGGCGGGCGGCCGGGGAGTACTTTCGTCACGACAATCGGGGTGACGAAAGGGGCCGGGATGACAGGCTCCCGATGCGTCGAGTGCGACGGCGGACTGCCGTCCGGCCCCGGCCGGGGGCGGCCCCGACGGTACTGCTCACGTGGCTGCCAGGCACGGGCGTACCGCCGCCGCCGGGACCAGGGACGGGCCGCGCCGTCGCGGCGTCCACTCGGCACGCGGGCCGGTGACGGCGTCGCCACCCGCGACGATCTGGTACGCATCGCGGTCCGACTGGCCGACGCCGAGGGTCTCGACGCGGTGTCGGTGCGCACCCTGGCCCACCGCGCCGGGCTCACCCCGGACGCGGTCTACCGTTGGGTACGCAACCGGGACGACCTGCTCGGGGCGATGGTCGAGCAGGTGCTGGACAGCGGCCCGATGCCCGACGGGGAACGTGGGACGCCGCGTGAGCGGCTCGTCCGGCTGGCCCGCGCGGAGTGGTCGTTGTACCGGCGGCACCCGTGGTTGTTGGCCGTCCTCGCGACCACCCGGCCGCCGATCGGCCCGGCGGTGCTGACGCTCATCGACGGCACCATCGCGGCGCTCACCGACGCCGGGTACGACCTGCCGGACGCGCTCGCCGGCTACCTCACGTTGAGTGGCTACGTGCAGGGCATGGCGCTGCTGCACGTGACCGAGCGGGCCGAGCGGGCGGCCGGCGCCACCGCCTGGGACACCTGGTGGGCCGGCACCTTCGCGCTGCTGGAACGCACCGGGCGTACCCGGGAGCGCGGCTGGCTGGCCGCCGCGCGGCCGGTGCCGACGGCCAACCCGGATCCGCAGTTGGCGCAGTGGTTCGAGTTCGGCCTGGCCCGCCTGATCGACGGCCTGCTGCCGCCGTGATGTCCGCCGCGACGGGGGCGGGTTGTTGCGGGGCGGGGGTGGGGGAGGGAGGGTGTGGAGGGTGGGGGTGCCGGCGGAGATCGGGGCGTACCGGGTGCAGCGGCTGCTCGGGGTGGGATCGTTCGCGACGGTCTGGCTGGCCCACGACCCGGTGCTGCGGGCCCACGTGGCGATCAAGGTGCTGGCCGAGAACTGGCACCACGACGTACGGGTGCGGGAACGGTTCCTGGACGAGGCGCGGCTGCTGCGCCGGATCGACGACGACCGGCTGGTCCGGGTGCGCCAGGTGGGCGAGTTGGCCGACGGGCGCCCGTACACGGTGCTGGACTGGGCCGACGGGGGCAGCCTGCGGGAACGGCTGGCCGCCGGAATGCTGCCGGTGGCCACCGCGCTGGACGTGCTCGTCGAGGTCGCCGCCGGGGTGGCCGTGCTGCACCGGCACCGGGTGGTGCACCGTGACCTCACGCCCGGCAACATCCTGTTCGGCTCCGGTCCGGACGGTGACCGGGTACTCATCGCCGATCTCGGCCTGGCCAAGGCGCTCGCCGCCGCCTCGGGGCTCACCATGCGGGCCGGCACCCCCGGCTACATGGCCCCCGAACAGGACGATCCGCTTGCGGTCGTGGATGAGCGTGCCGACGTGTACGCCCTCGGCCGGCTCGGCCTGCGGCTGCTCGGCAGTACCCCGGCCGACCCTGCCCGTGCGGGCGGCGATCCGCCAACAGCAGGGCAGCGTGAGGCGGGGCAGCGTGAGGTGGGGCAGCGGGAGACGGGCCTGCGGACGGGCGTACCGGCGGCGGTGGCTCAGGTGCTGCGCCGGGCCGGCGCCACCGACCCGGCCGACCGTTACCCGGACGCCGCCGCCTTCCGGGCCGCACTGCTCAGCGCCTGCGCACCGGCGGCACCACCCGGCCCCCGCGCCGGGCCGCCGCGTACCGAGCTGCCGGTAGGCCCCGCCGACCGGCGGCGGGCCGGCACTTGGCTACCGGCCGGGTCCGGGCGGCTGCGGTGGTTGCTCGGCGTCGGGTCGGTGCTGGTGCTGGTGCTGACCGGCGGCGTGGTCGCGGCCGACTCGGGGCCGGTGGCCACCATCGCCACGAGCGGCCCGGTGAGCGTGGTGCTGCCGGCCGGCTGGCGGGCGGCCGGCACCGGCTGGGCCGGCCGGTACGACGAAGCCGGCCAGCTCGAACCCGCCCTGGTGATCTCACCGGAGCCGCGGAAATGGGCAAGCGATCCGAGGGTGCCGGGGGCCTTCCTGGGGCTGTCGGCCATCGCCGCGCGTCACACCGGTCCGGCCGGCTTCGTCGCCGAACAGCCGCACGCCGACTGCACGGCGGCCCCGGTACGGCAGGTGCGGCGCGGCGGCCTGGACTGGGTGATCGCCCGCTTCGACTGCCCGCACGACCGTCCGGTGCTGGTCGAGGCCGCCGCCCGGACCCCCGTCGGCCTGCTCTACGCGCAGGTGGTGCCTCCGCCCGACGTCGGTGACGAGTTCGTCGACGCACTGCTCGACGGGGTCCGGGTGCGCTAGCCGAGGGCGTCAGCGCACCACCACCGTGATCACGTGCGTACCGTCCGGCCGCGGGATGAACACGTCCACCGTGCCGGTCCGGACGAACCGCAGGTCGACGACACCCGCCTCGTAGTTGTGGTCGACCAGCTCCGGCCGGTCCACCGTGATCTCGCCCGGCCCGATGCCCTGGATCCGTAGCACCCCGCCGGTGGCGAAACAGAGCGACGACGGCAGCGGCCCGCCGGTGGCCAGCGCCAGGTCGTACCGGATCGCGCCGAAACAGGCGCTGGAGGCCGTGGCGGAGACCCGGGGGATCGTCGGTGGCGGCCGGCCGGTCGTCGCGCTCGGTGCGGGTGGTGGCCGGCTCGTCTCGACCGGCCGAGGGGCCGGGGGTGTGGCGGGCGGCGTGGGCGAGGAGACGGCGGACGGCGACGAGGGCGGTGGCGAGGAGGTCGCGGGCGCAGACGTGGCGAGTGAGGACGGTACGGGTGGGCGTACCGGCAGCGGCGCGACGGGCTCGTCCGCGCAACCGGCGGCGAGCGCGACGACCAGGACCAACGCGGCCCGTTGCCGGCCACCGGCCGCTGACGACCGGCCGGCTT
This DNA window, taken from Micromonospora sp. FIMYZ51, encodes the following:
- a CDS encoding MDR family MFS transporter gives rise to the protein MTSTTEPIAAPGADDGRMSRREILQALSGLMVGMFVAILASTVVANALPRIIADLNGSQTVYTWIVTSELLAMTATVPLWGKMADLYSKKLLIQLSLGLFVLGSLIAGLTPNVEVLLVSRVVQGIGAGGMTALAMIVMAAMIPPRELGRYAGIFGAVFGVGTIAGPLIGGVLVDTSWLGWRWCFLIGVPFSFLSIVLLQRTLHLPVIRRKVRIDWAGAALITAGVSTLLIWSSLAGHKFAWASGWTALMVGGGLAMLLAAIWVESRAPEPIIPLKIFRSRTVTLTTLASMLVGVALFGGTVFLSQYFQTSLGKSPTVAGLMSLPMILGLLVSSTVAGQLITKYGRWKAYLVAGAAVMVVGMLLLSTIDVDTPLPLLFTYMALLGIGVGMLMQNLVLAAQNDVPAHELGAATSVLTFFRSMGGAIGVSALGAVLANRVTSLMTAQLGPAAGATDGGTSEVPDLSALPEPVLLIVRDAYATATSELFLIGAPIAFLALVAVLFIREKELHTLSGDERAEKEAAGLTAMH
- a CDS encoding GNAT family N-acetyltransferase yields the protein MSPTLAVRVRLAAAADLDALGPACTAAFVDEAVLCWVLPDPAERAARTPAMFQAMLDVAVRDEQITVAELPDGTLAGVSAWIAPGATAAGADPAAQPAQVSPTDDPVARRLATVAETVAAHRPREPHLYLASMGVRPERRGHGLGGAMLSHRLREADAAGLPAYLEASTERSRRLYLRHGFHDHGRPLALPDGAPVLRPMWRPGANPARRDPIAPTARPQVRT
- a CDS encoding TetR/AcrR family transcriptional regulator, with product MTGSRCVECDGGLPSGPGRGRPRRYCSRGCQARAYRRRRDQGRAAPSRRPLGTRAGDGVATRDDLVRIAVRLADAEGLDAVSVRTLAHRAGLTPDAVYRWVRNRDDLLGAMVEQVLDSGPMPDGERGTPRERLVRLARAEWSLYRRHPWLLAVLATTRPPIGPAVLTLIDGTIAALTDAGYDLPDALAGYLTLSGYVQGMALLHVTERAERAAGATAWDTWWAGTFALLERTGRTRERGWLAAARPVPTANPDPQLAQWFEFGLARLIDGLLPP
- a CDS encoding serine/threonine-protein kinase; translated protein: MGVPAEIGAYRVQRLLGVGSFATVWLAHDPVLRAHVAIKVLAENWHHDVRVRERFLDEARLLRRIDDDRLVRVRQVGELADGRPYTVLDWADGGSLRERLAAGMLPVATALDVLVEVAAGVAVLHRHRVVHRDLTPGNILFGSGPDGDRVLIADLGLAKALAAASGLTMRAGTPGYMAPEQDDPLAVVDERADVYALGRLGLRLLGSTPADPARAGGDPPTAGQREAGQREVGQRETGLRTGVPAAVAQVLRRAGATDPADRYPDAAAFRAALLSACAPAAPPGPRAGPPRTELPVGPADRRRAGTWLPAGSGRLRWLLGVGSVLVLVLTGGVVAADSGPVATIATSGPVSVVLPAGWRAAGTGWAGRYDEAGQLEPALVISPEPRKWASDPRVPGAFLGLSAIAARHTGPAGFVAEQPHADCTAAPVRQVRRGGLDWVIARFDCPHDRPVLVEAAARTPVGLLYAQVVPPPDVGDEFVDALLDGVRVR